A region from the Cyanobacteriota bacterium genome encodes:
- a CDS encoding Rrf2 family transcriptional regulator, with the protein MKLTTKGHYSVKALLDLSLQPNYGPASVNDIARRQGLPAPYLEKLLIDLRRSGLVRSVRGARGGYQLSHPPHQIFLGQILEAVGETIDPLPQHVPDATQAEDWVTHSVWHQLHRKL; encoded by the coding sequence ATGAAACTGACCACTAAAGGGCACTATAGCGTTAAGGCATTGCTCGACCTAAGCTTGCAACCTAATTACGGCCCTGCCTCTGTCAACGATATTGCACGCCGCCAAGGTTTACCCGCCCCCTACTTGGAAAAGTTGTTAATTGACCTCAGACGGTCAGGATTAGTTCGTTCCGTGCGTGGTGCACGCGGCGGTTATCAGTTATCGCATCCACCCCATCAAATTTTTCTAGGTCAAATTTTGGAAGCTGTCGGCGAAACGATCGACCCTCTACCTCAACATGTGCCCGATGCTACACAGGCAGAGGACTGGGTGACCCACAGTGTTTGGCACCAACTGCACCGCAAGTTA